The following proteins are co-located in the Eublepharis macularius isolate TG4126 chromosome 5, MPM_Emac_v1.0, whole genome shotgun sequence genome:
- the LOC129330496 gene encoding endogenous retrovirus group K member 9 Gag polyprotein-like, with product MLAIFPVHFTDQVDDQGHRIVEYRPLSYPVLTELRKAIRDMGLQSSYVQGMLEAVMRNHTLVPEDWKTMIRMLLTPAQYVVWESEFRQQCILRGANSGRVYTAEQLYGAGNFSDPNHQLVLPADTLEVSSNGAFCAFQHVPSSGKPSQTFSSIRQKAAEPYTDFVNHLQEALTRQVDNAEAQEELLIRLAKENATSECRRVITGLGKNPELAEMIRACQDIGTPSHQASLLAAALRQGVKSGGKCFNCGKPGHFKAECRAPGGGGVKPKPTSPTGKGKPRTKCPKCGKGFHWASECCSGNSQMGPSLAPVQTEASLS from the coding sequence atgcttgCTATCTTCCCAGTTCATTTTACTGATCAGGTTGATGATCAGGGCCACCGGATTGTGGAGTATAGGCCTCTCTCTTatcctgttcttactgagttACGGAAAGCTATTCGAGATATGGGATTGCAAAGCAGTTATGTACAAGGCATGCTTGAGGCTGTAATGCGTAATCATACCCTAGTTCCAGAGGATTGGAAAACCATGATTCGCATGCTTTTAACTCCTGCACAATATGTGGTTTGGGAAAGTGAGTTCCGCCAACAGTGTATATTAAGAGGCGCCAATTCTGGCAGAGTTTACACTGCTGAGCAACTCTATGGGGCAGGAAATTTTAGTGACCCCAATCATCAGCTAGTCTTACCTGCTGACACTCTGGAGGTTTCTTCTAATGGTGCCTTTTGCGCTTTTCAGCATGTCCCATCTTCTGGCAAACCCTCGCAAACCTTTTCCAGCATTCGCCAAAAAGCTGCTGAGCCTTACACAGACTTTGTTAATCACCTTCAGGAAGCGCTTACGCGTCAAGTTGATAATGCTGAAGCCCAAGAGGAGCTGTTGATTAGATTAGCTAAAGAGAATGCTACCTCTGAATGCCGAAGGGTTATCACAGGTCTGGGAAAAAACCCGGAGTTGGCAGAAATGATTAGAGCTTGCCAAGATATAGGAACTCCCTCACATCAAGCCTCTCTGCTTGCTGCCGCTCTCCGCCAGGGTGTAAAGTCTGGGGGGAAATGTTTTAACTGCGGCAAACCTGGTCATTTTAAAGCAGAATGTCGGGCTCCTGGGGGTGGAGGTGTAAAACCAAAACCTACCAGCCCAACTGGGAAAGGAAAGCCTCGAACCAAATGTCCCAAATGCGGCAAGGGATTTCATTGGGCTAGTGAGTGCTGCTCGGGAAACTCCCAGATGGGCCCGTCTCTGGCCCCAGTCCAAACAGAGGCAAGTCTGAGTTAG